From Salvia splendens isolate huo1 chromosome 3, SspV2, whole genome shotgun sequence, a single genomic window includes:
- the LOC121794162 gene encoding subtilisin-like protease SBT1.4 — translation MKPPPNTPLLSLYFITLSLLLLPSSAVSSSGQETFIVHVSHSHKPLTFSTHRHWYSSILRSLPPHHRPARILYTYDRAVRGFSARLSADQAAALRGVPGVVSVVPDAIRQAHTTRTPKFLGLADSFGLWPNSDYADDVIVGVLDTGIWPERESFSDEGLGPVPERWKGKCADFPDFPSTLCNKKIIGASAYYLGHEAARNESTDESSESMSPRDTEGHGTHTASTAAGAVVRNASLLGYAKGEARGMAIKARIAVYKICWTNGCYDSDILAAFEQAIEDGVDVISLSVGASGYAPQYDEDSIAIGAFAATEKGIVVSCSAGNSGPGSYTSVNIAPWILTVGASSLDREFPADVVLGDGRVYGGVSLYSGDSLGEVMLPLVYAKDCGSQYCYTGELNSSKVTGKIVICDRGGNARVEKGEAVHVAGGAGMIMANLDDSGEELLADAHFIPTTMVGASAGDQIRSYSSSDPNPTATIVFKGTVISNSPSAPRVASFSSRGPSYRTAEILKPDVIGPGVNILAAWTGHTGPTGIETDTRRVEFNIISGTSMSCPHVSGLAALLKQAYPSWSPAAIKSALMTTAYNVDNTGKNLTDLATGAESNAYIHGTGHVDPNRSLDPGLVYDLEITDYLGFLCTIGYDSKRISVFSKDASSLDCDKLGFKNPGNLNYPSFSVVFSGGESVITYKRTVKNVGKAAGAVYEMGVAAPLGVEVSVSPSKLVFGENEEKLSYEVTFKSSAEAVDAAGFSVVDGEKSAFGWLEWSDSGGHRVRSQIAVLWKESSGAAAVAAM, via the coding sequence ATGAAGCCTCCACCAAACACGCCCctactctctctctacttcatcactctctctctcctcctcctcccctcCTCCGCCGTCTCCTCCTCCGGCCAGGAGACCTTCATCGTCCACGTCTCCCACTCTCACAAGCCACTCACATTCTCTACCCATCGCCATTGGTACTCCAGCATCCTCCGCTCCCTTCCACCGCACCACCGCCCCGCCAGAATCCTCTACACCTACGACCGCGCCGTGCGAGGCTTCTCCGCGCGTCTCTCCGCCGATCAGGCCGCCGCATTGCGCGGCGTCCCTGGCGTAGTCTCCGTCGTCCCCGACGCGATTCGCCAGGCTCATACCACTCGAACTCCCAAATTTCTAGGTTTAGCCGATTCGTTCGGTTTGTGGCCGAATTCCGACTACGCAGATGATGTAATTGTCGGCGTTTTGGATACTGGTATCTGGCCGGAGCGGGAGAGCTTCTCCGATGAAGGTCTCGGCCCCGTACCGGAGCGATGGAAGGGGAAATGCGCGGATTTCCCCGATTTCCCTTCGACGTTGTGTAATAAGAAGATTATTGGCGCCAGTGCGTATTATTTAGGTCACGAAGCTGCTAGAAACGAATCGACGGATGAATCGAGCGAATCGATGTCCCCGAGGGATACGGAAGGCCACGGCACGCACACAGCGTCGACTGCCGCCGGAGCGGTGGTGAGGAACGCGAGTTTGCTCGGATATGCGAAGGGTGAAGCTAGAGGAATGGCGATTAAGGCGAGGATCGCGGTTTACAAAATCTGCTGGACGAATGGATGCTACGATTCGGATATTTTAGCTGCGTTTGAGCAAGCGATCGAGGACGGAGTGGACGTGATCTCGCTTTCCGTCGGCGCTTCTGGCTACGCGCCGCAGTACGATGAGGATTCCATCGCGATCGGAGCTTTTGCAGCGACGGAGAAAGGAATCGTCGTTTCGTGCTCCGCCGGAAACTCAGGACCTGGCTCCTACACTTCCGTCAACATCGCGCCGTGGATTTTGACCGTCGGAGCTTCGTCGCTCGACCGCGAGTTCCCCGCCGATGTTGTTCTCGGCGACGGCAGAGTGTACGGAGGCGTCTCTCTATACTCCGGCGATTCGCTCGGCGAAGTTATGCTTCCGTTGGTTTACGCCAAGGATTGCGGAAGCCAGTACTGCTACACCGGCGAGCTCAATTCATCGAAAGTCACCGGAAAAATCGTGATCTGCGATCGCGGCGGCAATGCGAGAGTGGAGAAAGGAGAAGCCGTCCACGTCGCCGGCGGGGCCGGCATGATCATGGCTAACCTAGACGATTCCGGCGAAGAGCTCCTCGCCGATGCGCACTTCATCCCCACCACAATGGTCGGAGCATCCGCCGGAGACCAAATCCGATCCTACTCGAGCTCAGATCCAAATCCAACCGCTACAATCGTCTTCAAAGGAACCGTCATCAGCAATTCCCCTTCCGCTCCCCGCGTCGCCTCGTTCTCGAGCCGCGGCCCGAGCTACCGCACCGCCGAGATCCTGAAGCCGGACGTGATCGGCCCCGGCGTCAACATCCTCGCCGCCTGGACGGGCCACACCGGCCCCACCGGCATCGAAACAGACACGAGAAGAGTCGAATTCAACATCATCTCCGGCACGTCGATGTCGTGCCCCCACGTCAGCGGCCTGGCGGCGCTGCTGAAGCAGGCTTATCCGTCGTGGTCGCCGGCGGCGATCAAGTCGGCGCTGATGACCACCGCTTACAATGTGGATAACACCGGAAAGAATCTCACGGACCTCGCCACCGGAGCTGAATCCAatgcctacatccacgggaccGGCCATGTCGACCCGAACCGGTCATTGGATCCGGGTTTGGTTTATGATTTGGAAATTACAGATTATTTGGGGTTCCTCTGCACAATTGGATATGATTCAAAGAGAATATCCGTGTTTTCGAAAGATGCTTCTTCGTTGGATTGTGATAAGTTGGGATTCAAGAATCCTGGAAATTTGAACTACCCTTCGTTTTCGGTTGTTTTCAGCGGCGGCGAGAGCGTGATCACGTACAAGAGGACGGTGAAGAACGTCGGGAAGGCAGCGGGCGCGGTGTACGAAATGGGAGTGGCGGCGCCGCTGGGGGTGGAGGTGAGTGTGTCGCCGAGCAAACTTGTGTTCGGTGAGAATGAGGAGAAGTTGTCGTACGAAGTCACGTTCAAGAGCAGCGCCGAAGCCGTGGATGCAGCCGGATTTTCGGTGGTGGATGGAGAAAAGTCTGCGTTCGGGTGGCTGGAGTGGAGCGACAGCGGTGGCCACCGTGTGAGGAGCCAAATCGCGGTGCTATGGAAGGAGAGCAGCGGCGCCGCGGCGGTGGCGGCAATGTGA
- the LOC121794163 gene encoding linoleate 13S-lipoxygenase 3-1, chloroplastic-like: MALARELMGLSLMEKSSFFASASSTRLVLKQNRSRSFLPLEGRRVQVVIRRSTTTPVAAISEDLDLDLVKVLPEKAVKFKVRAVVTVRNKNREDFKETLVKHLDAFTDKIGRNVVLELISTDFDPKTKAPKKSKEAVLKDWSKKSNLKTERVNYTAEFEVDSNFGTPGAITVNNKHQKEFFLESITIEGFASGPVHFPCNSWVQPRKDHTTKRIFFTNKPYLPHETPEGLKALREKELRELRGDGQGERKLCDRVYDFDVYNDLGNPDKGIDFARPLLGGDKIPYPRRCRTGRAPMDTDMKSESRVEKPLPTYVPRDEQFEESKMNAFSTGRLKAVLHNLIPSLMASISANNQDFKGFSDIDSLYSEGLLLKLGLHDEIMNKIQLPKAVTTIQEGGLLKYDLPKIVSKDKYAWLRDDEFARQAIAGVNPVSIERLQSFPPVSKLDPEVYGPQESALKEENIAGQLNGMTIQEALDANKLFIIDYHDIYLPFIDKINALDGRKSYATRTLYFLTDAGTLKPIAIELSLAPSSTKPNRVVTPPVDATTYWMWQLAKAHVCSNDAGVHQLVHHWLRTHATLEPFILAAHRQMSAMHPIFKLLDPHMRYTLEINGLARQSLLSVDGVIESCFTPGRYCMEISAAAYSSFWRFDQESLPADLIRRGMAVPDPTQPHGVKLVVEDYPYASDGLMIWGAIENWVRHYVNHYYSDSSRVCNDKELQAWYAESINVGHADLRHAEWWPTLATPEDLSSILTTLIWLASAQHAALNFGQYPYGGYVPNRPPLMRRLIPDENDPEYAIFLSDPQKYFFCALPSLLQATKFMAVVDTLSTHSPDEEYLGERHHQSIWSGDAEVIEAFYEFSAEIRQIEKEIEKRNSDSSLRNRCGAGVLPYELLVPSSEPGVTCRGVPNSVSI; encoded by the exons ATGGCGCTAGCTAGAGAGCTCATGGGCTTGTCTCTAATGGAGAAATCGTCGTTCTTCGCTTCTGCTTCGTCGACGAGGCTGGTTCTGAAGCAAAATCGGAGCCGGTCTTTTCTGCCCTTGGAGGGGAGGAGAGTACAAGTGGTGATACGGAGGAGTACAACGACCCCTGTTGCGGCGATCAGtgaggatttggatttggatttggtgAAAGTGCTGCCGGAAAAGGCTGTGAAATTCAAAGTTAGGGCGGTTGTGACTGTGAGGAACAAGAACAGGGAGGATTTTAAGGAGACTTTGGTTAAGCATTTGGATGCTTTTACGGATAAGATTGGGAGGAATGTTGTTTTGGAGCTGATCAGCACTGATTTTGATCCCA AAACAAAGGCTCCAAAGAAAAGCAAAGAAGCTGTGTTGAAGGACTGGTCCAAGAAATCAAACCTCAAAACTGAGAGAGTGAATTACACAGCAGAGTTTGAGGTGGATTCAAATTTTGGGACTCCTGGTGCAATTACAGTTAACAATAAACACCAAAAGGAATTCTTTTTGGAGAGTATCACAATTGAAGGATTTGCAAGTGGCCCTGTGCATTTTCCCTGCAATTCTTGGGTTCAGCCCAGGAAAGATCATACTACAAAAAGAATTTTCTTCACTAATAAG CCATATTTGCCACATGAAACACCTGAGGGACTAAAGGCTCTTAGAGAGAAGGAGCTGAGAGAATTGAGGGGTGATGGACAAGGTGAAAGAAAACTGTGTGATAGAGTGTATGACTTTGATGTGTACAATGATCTCGGCAATCCAGACAAGGGGATCGACTTTGCTCGACCGCTTCTTGGTGGCGACAAGATTCCTTATCCTAGGCGCTGTCGAACAGGGCGTGCTCCCATGGATACTG ATATGAAGTCTGAGAGCCGAGTAGAGAAGCCGCTGCCTACGTATGTGCCTAGAGACGAGCAATTTGAGGAGTCGAAGATGAATGCCTTTTCAACCGGGAGGCTGAAGGCGGTCCTTCATAACCTCATACCGTCTTTGATGGCTAGCATCTCCGCGAATAACCAAGATTTCAAGGGATTCTCGGACATTGACAGCCTGTACAGCGAAGGCCTTCTCCTCAAACTTGGCCTCCACGACGAGATCATGAACAAGATCCAATTGCCTAAAGCTGTCACCACAATTCAAGAAGGTGGTCTGCTCAAATATGACCTTCCAAAGATTGTATCAA AGGACAAATATGCATGGTTGAGGGATGACGAGTTTGCACGTCAAGCCATAGCCGGGGTGAACCCTGTCTCCATCGAGAGGCTTCAGTCGTTTCCCCCAGTGAGTAAGCTTGACCCCGAAGTATATGGACCTCAGGAATCAGCTCTCAAGGAAGAAAACATTGCTGGACAACTCAATGGCATGACAATACAAGAG GCTTTGGATGCGAACAAGCTCTTTATCATTGATTACCATGATATTTACTTGCCATTCATCGACAAAATCAATGCCCTAGATGGCCGGAAATCATACGCAACACGAACTCTTTATTTCTTGACCGATGCTGGAACCCTCAAGCCCATAGCTATAGAGCTCAGTCTTGCGCCAAGCTCTACGAAGCCAAACCGTGTAGTCACACCGCCAGTGGATGCCACCACCTATTGGATGTGGCAGCTGGCTAAAGCCCATGTTTGCTCTAATGATGCCGGAGTTCATCAGCTTGTCCACCATTG GCTACGAACGCATGCAACACTGGAGCCATTCATCTTGGCAGCACATAGGCAGATGAGCGCGATGCACCCGATTTTTAAGCTCTTGGATCCTCACATGAGGTACACGCTGGAGATCAACGGGCTAGCACGTCAAAGCTTGCTCAGCGTGGACGGTGTGATTGAGTCTTGCTTCACCCCCGGCCGTTACTGTATGGAGATTAGTGCGGCCGCCTATTCGAGCTTCTGGCGCTTTGATCAAGAAAGCCTCCCTGCCGATCTCATCAGAAG AGGAATGGCCGTGCCGGACCCCACACAGCCGCACGGGGTGAAATTGGTCGTTGAAGACTATCCGTACGCGTCGGACGGGCTAATGATATGGGGCGCTATCGAGAATTGGGTCCGACATTATGTGAACCACTACTACTCGGACTCGTCCCGAGTCTGCAATGACAAGGAGTTGCAGGCTTGGTACGCCGAGTCCATCAATGTGGGCCACGCAGATCTGCGTCACGCAGAGTGGTGGCCCACATTGGCAACTCCCGAGGACTTGAGTTCGATCCTCACCACCTTAATATGGCTAGCGTCGGCCCAACACGCGGCCCTAAACTTTGGCCAGTACCCCTACGGAGGGTACGTCCCGAACCGGCCGCCGCTCATGCGGCGGCTCATCCCCGATGAGAACGACCCGGAGTACGCCATTTTCCTCTCCGACCCGCAAAAGTACTTCTTTTGCGCGCTCCCGAGCTTGCTACAAGCTACGAAGTTCATGGCGGTGGTCGACACGTTGTCGACTCACTCGCCTGACGAGGAGTACCTCGGCGAGAGGCATCACCAGTCCATATGGTCCGGTGATGCCGAGGTCATCGAGGCGTTCTACGAGTTCTCGGCCGAGATAAGGCAGATCGAGAAGGAAATCGAGAAGAGAAACTCAGACTCAAGTCTTCGGAACCGGTGCGGCGCCGGAGTCTTGCCGTATGAGCTTCTCGTGCCGAGTTCGGAACCAGGAGTGACATGTAGAGGTGTACCTAATAGTGTGTCCATATAA
- the LOC121795245 gene encoding eukaryotic translation initiation factor 4B3-like, with protein sequence MAATVKTAWAKPGAWALDAEENESELLQQQEETVAAPNGHSETADFPSLALAKTKKKKNQVLTLQEFSIYSAAKPAAFQAKGLTTDELMALPMGLRERTTEELDRNKLGGGFRSYGGGMRDEQPLRQGSFNRESNRELAPSRADETDNWAAGKRSSAGSGFERRERGVRV encoded by the coding sequence atggcGGCTACGGTGAAGACAGCGTGGGCGAAGCCAGGCGCGTGGGCTCTGGACGCGGAGGAGAACGAGTCGGAGCTCCTCCAGCAGCAGGAGGAAACGGTGGCGGCGCCAAACGGCCACTCCGAGACGGCGGATTTCCCGTCCCTTGCTCTGGCGAAGACTAAGAAGAAAAAGAACCAGGTCCTCACGCTCCAGGAATTCTCGATCTACAGCGCTGCGAAGCCGGCGGCCTTCCAGGCGAAGGGGTTGACGACGGACGAACTGATGGCTCTCCCGATGGGTCTGCGAGAGCGGACGACGGAAGAGCTCGATCGGAACAAGCTAGGAGGGGGATTCAGATCCTATGGCGGCGGGATGAGGGATGAGCAGCCGCTGCGCCAGGGGAGTTTCAATCGGGAGTCGAATCGCGAATTGGCACCGTCTAGGGCAGATGAGACTGATAATTGGGCGGCGGGTAAGAGGTCTTCTGCTGGTAGTGGGTTtgagaggagagagaggggggTCAGAGTGTAA